Part of the Pseudomonas sp. ADAK13 genome is shown below.
GGCCGCTTGAACCTCGACGCGTTTGGCGCACCGCAGGGCCTGTATACCCAAGGCTCGATTGCCTACACCTACGGGCGCAATGACGACAACGGCGAACCGCTGAACAGCGTCAACCCGCTCAAGGGCGTGTTCGGCCTGGGTTACGACCAGCAAAACTACGGCGCCCTGGTCAGCTGGACCCTGGTCAAGAAACAGGACCGCGTAGACAGCACCACCTTCTTCGCACCCGACGGCAACAGCGCCAACGGCCCGTTCAAGACCCCGGGCTTCGGCATCGTCGACCTGACCGGCTTCTACAAGGTCACCCACGACGTGACCATCAACGGTGGCCTGTACAACCTGACCGACAAGAAATACTGGAACTGGGATGACGTGCGCAGCTACGACAGCGTGGGCGAAGCCGGCGTGACCGGCCCGGCCAACCTGGACCGCCTTACCCAGCCGGGCCGCAACTTTGCGATCAACCTGATCTGGGACATCTGACCCATGGAGCCGCACCCCGGCGGAATTTAATCTCCGCCGGGGTGCGGATTTTTTACTGTGACGCGTCTTCTGGTTCGTCTAGTTCATAACAGCCTGGCAACCAGACGCTTCCCCTCTCAAGGACATCTTCATGACCGCTTCTTCTACTGCTGAACGCCCAAGCCTGCGCTCCCAACGCCTGAACCAGATCACCAACGAGCCGCACACCAAGCTCGACGCTCTGGTGAAGGCCCACGCCCCGTTTGAAACTCAAGCCAACTTCGCCCGCTTCGTGGTCGCGCAGTACCTGTTCCAGTCGGAACTGGTGGCGCTGTACAACGACGCCGAACTGATCAAGATCGTCCCTGACCTGGCCGAACGCTGCCGTGCCGAAGCGGCCAAACTGGACCTGGGCGACCTGGACACCGAAGTACCCGCCCCGGTGGCCGGCGCCGTGAACAACCCGAGCAAGGCCGAAGCGCTGGGCTGGCTGTTCGTGTCCGAAGGCTCCAAGCTGGGCGCCGCGTTCCTGATCAAGCGTGCCGTGGGCCTTGGCTTGAGCGAAACCTTCGGTGCCCGTCACCTGGGCGAACCGGCAGGCGGTCGCGCTGAAGGCTGGAAAAGCTTCACCCGCACCCTCGACGCACTGGAATTCAGCGCCGAGGAAGAAGCCGAAGTGGAAAAAGGCGCAGTTGATGCGTTCGTGCGCTTCACCGTGCTGCTGGAACAGGCGTACGCTACCAGCCCTGAACTGGCCTGATTTTTCTGTAGAAACCCAATCAATGTGGGAGCTGGCTTGCCTGCGATGGCATCAACGGGGTGTACCTGATGCACCGAGTTGTCTGCATTTGCAGGCAAGCCAGCTCCCACAGTTGATCGGGTGCCAGTCTCTATAATCTGCAACCCACTCCACCCTGCAAGCCCCACTAAAATGACCGGCAAAACCCAATCCTCGTCCAAAATCGCCCGCGTCCTGTTCGGCCTGCTGGCCTACGTCAGCCTGGGCATCGGCTTGATTGCGATTGTGGTACCGGGCTTGCCCACCACCGAGTTCATCCTGCTGGCCGCCTGGGCCGCCACCAAAAGCTCCCCGCGCCTGAGTGCCTGGCTGGAAAACCATCGGCTGTTCGGGCCAATCCTGTTCAATTGGCGCAACGGCAAAATCATCGCCCGCCGCGCCAAGGTCAGCGCCACCATCAGCATGTTGCTGTGCGCCGGCCTGATGCTGGTGATGCTCGAACACGGCTGGCCGATCTACCTGGCCATCGCCGGAATGAGCATGGGCAACCTGTGGATCTGGTCACGGCCGGAACGCCTTCCGCAACCCGCCTGACACCCGCCTACCGCTCATCGGCTCCCGCTCATGAACCGCCGGCCCAAGCCGATGTTCCGGGCATAGCGCCGAATGGACTCGCGTGAGCTTGCATACTAATAAGTCCATTCGCGGGTACACCTATGTTCGACACCCTCTCCATTCGCTTGAAAATCGTGCTGTTGTCCGGTCTCTGCCTGCTGGGGGTGATCGCGCTGGTGGTCGGCGTGAACCTCTACCAGACCAACCAGAACGACCAACTGATCAGCGACTCAAGCTCGCGAATGCTCACCGACAGCGTGCAGAACCTGTTGCAGGCCAAGGCCGCCGAACAAGCCGTACAACTGCAAAAGACCTTCGGCGAAAGCCTGTTGGTGGTCACCGCCCTCGCCGACCAGATCAAGGACCTGCGCACCCTGGCCGGCAAGCGCTCGCTGGACGCTGGGGCCTTGCGTGAAGAACTCAACCACAGCCTGAAAACCGCCTTCGACCGCAACAGCAAGGTGCTCGGCATCTGGCTGTCGTTCGAGCCCAACGCGCTCGATGGCAAAGACAGCGAATTCGTCAACGATGCCGCCCGTGTGTCCAACGAAAAAGGCCGCTTTTCCAGCTACTGGAGCCGCGCCGGGGGTGAGGGCCTGAACACGGTGATGGTCGAAGAGGACCTGACCAAGACCACCCTCAACCTCAGCGGCACGCCCTACAACATCTGGTACACCTGCCCGCGAGACACCAAAAACACCTGCCTGCTGGACCCGTATGAAGACACGGTGGCCGGCAAACCGGTGTTGATGACCACCATTTCCCTGCCGCTGCTGGTCGACGGAAAAGTGATTGGCGTGGTGGGTGTCGACCTTGCCCTCAACACCCTGCAAGCCGCGACCGATGCGGCGCAAAAAGAGCTGTTCGACGGTGCCGGGCACCTGGAGATTCTCTCCAGCACGGGCCTGATCGCCGGCTACAGCGGCGAACCTGCCAAAGTCGGCAAGAACCTGATCGACACCCTCGGGGCCGAAGGCAAGGAGATTGTGCAACTGTTGGCCAACGATACTCGCAAGATCCGCGAGGAAGACGGCACGATCCGCGCGGTGTACCCGGTCAAGCCGATTGCCGACGCAAAATCCTGGGGCATCGTCATCAAACTGCCCAAGGAAGTGCTGCTGGCTGATGCCCACAAACTCCAGGCCGTACTCGACAAGGCCCAGGCCAGTGGCACCGTCAAGGCGTTGCTGGTGGGCGCAGCCGCCGGCTTGCTGGGCCTGCTGCTGATCTGGCTGACGGCCACCGGCGTGACCCGGCCGATCAACAGCGTGGCCGCCATGCTCAAGGAAATCGCCAGCGGCGACGGTGACCTCACAC
Proteins encoded:
- a CDS encoding biliverdin-producing heme oxygenase, giving the protein MTASSTAERPSLRSQRLNQITNEPHTKLDALVKAHAPFETQANFARFVVAQYLFQSELVALYNDAELIKIVPDLAERCRAEAAKLDLGDLDTEVPAPVAGAVNNPSKAEALGWLFVSEGSKLGAAFLIKRAVGLGLSETFGARHLGEPAGGRAEGWKSFTRTLDALEFSAEEEAEVEKGAVDAFVRFTVLLEQAYATSPELA
- a CDS encoding YbaN family protein, whose amino-acid sequence is MTGKTQSSSKIARVLFGLLAYVSLGIGLIAIVVPGLPTTEFILLAAWAATKSSPRLSAWLENHRLFGPILFNWRNGKIIARRAKVSATISMLLCAGLMLVMLEHGWPIYLAIAGMSMGNLWIWSRPERLPQPA